A stretch of the Tautonia marina genome encodes the following:
- a CDS encoding tetratricopeptide repeat protein has product MPRRFWIAALSLWPGLPQVWSGQEVMGLILASVFAGTLNLAIVTHLIWTEAVPQALTTFATALAVGIWLAGLAYTLWWVWRCHPERYRAEIERLYREATEHYLRGRWNDARRRFEQILTMDETDADVYMHLGTLFVRIDQPDEARRAFRQCLELEGGTKWGWEIRRALDQMDE; this is encoded by the coding sequence ATGCCCAGGCGGTTCTGGATTGCCGCGTTGAGCTTGTGGCCGGGCTTGCCGCAGGTCTGGTCGGGGCAAGAGGTCATGGGGTTGATCCTGGCGAGCGTCTTCGCCGGGACGTTGAACCTGGCGATCGTCACGCACCTGATCTGGACCGAGGCGGTTCCGCAAGCGTTGACAACGTTTGCGACGGCCCTGGCGGTCGGCATCTGGCTGGCGGGCCTGGCGTATACCCTCTGGTGGGTCTGGCGATGCCACCCGGAACGGTACCGGGCTGAGATCGAACGCTTGTATCGGGAGGCGACCGAGCACTACCTTCGCGGGCGCTGGAACGACGCGAGGCGGCGGTTCGAGCAGATTTTGACGATGGACGAAACCGACGCCGACGTTTACATGCACCTGGGCACCTTGTTCGTGCGGATTGATCAGCCGGACGAGGCTCGGCGAGCGTTTCGTCAGTGTCTGGAGCTGGAAGGGGGCACCAAATGGGGATGGGAAATCCGGCGAGCCCTGGACCAGATGGACGAGTAA
- a CDS encoding ATP-dependent Clp protease ATP-binding subunit, producing MYERFTDRARKVMQLANQEAQRFNHEYVGTEHVLLGLVKEGSGVAANVLKNLDVDLRKIRVEVEKIVQSGPDMVTMGKLPQTPRAKKVIEYAIEEARNLNHNYVGTEHLLLGLLREQEGVAAQVLMNLGLKLEEVREEVLNLLGHGMDAGGEAERGGGGAAAKGGKSKTPALDSFGRDLTELARQGKLDPVIGRQNEIERVVQILSRRQKNNPVLLGEAGVGKTAIVEGLAQLIVDANVPELLRDRRIVVLDLAMMVAGTKYRGQFEERIKAVMNEVRRAKNTILFIDELHTLVGAGGAEGAIDASNVLKPALARGEVQCIGATTLDEYRKYIEKDGALDRRFQMVVVNPPSKSEALEILRGLRDRYEAHHRVQITDEALEAAVEMSDRYISGRCLPDKAIDVIDEAGARVRLKAMTRPPDLKELDEQIERLNQDKEEAVANQDFERAAALRDQADKLKKKKETITREWREKAKEVDGTVDEEVVAEVVSKMTGVPLTRLEAEETERLVRMEEELQKKVISQREAVKRISQAVRRSRAGLKDPKRPIGSFIFAGPTGVGKTLLAKSLAEFMFGEAEALIQIDMSEYMEKHNVSRLIGAPPGYVGYEEGGQLTEKIRRRPYSVVLLDEIEKAHPDVFNMLLQIMEEGRLTDNVGRVVDFKNTIIIMTTNAGVEATSQSNVLGFGRNMDDPSNYEEMKERLKVAIEKYFRPEFLNRLDDIIVFHNLTREDLKHIIDIELTKVRQRLADRGLQLILTEESKDYIIDKGFNPDYGARPLRRAIENMIEDPMSESILRGEFKGKDTLTVTVGDTEDGPKLVFEATAKSEEELAGAGSASAEGQPSGEEGGAE from the coding sequence ATGTACGAACGTTTCACCGACCGTGCTCGGAAGGTGATGCAGCTGGCCAATCAGGAGGCCCAGCGCTTCAACCACGAGTACGTCGGCACCGAGCATGTGCTGCTGGGCCTGGTCAAGGAGGGCAGCGGGGTCGCGGCCAACGTGCTGAAAAACCTCGACGTCGACCTGAGGAAGATCCGGGTCGAGGTGGAGAAAATCGTCCAATCAGGGCCGGACATGGTCACGATGGGGAAGCTTCCCCAGACCCCCCGGGCCAAAAAGGTCATCGAATACGCGATTGAAGAGGCCCGGAACCTCAACCACAACTACGTCGGGACGGAGCACTTGCTGCTTGGCCTGCTGCGTGAGCAGGAGGGCGTGGCCGCTCAGGTCTTGATGAACCTGGGCTTGAAGCTCGAGGAAGTCCGCGAGGAGGTACTCAACTTGCTCGGTCACGGGATGGACGCAGGCGGCGAAGCAGAACGCGGTGGCGGCGGCGCCGCGGCCAAGGGCGGCAAGTCGAAGACTCCCGCTCTGGATAGCTTCGGGCGAGACCTTACCGAGTTGGCCCGTCAAGGGAAGCTCGACCCGGTCATCGGCCGCCAGAATGAAATCGAGCGAGTGGTTCAGATCCTCTCGCGCCGCCAGAAAAACAACCCGGTGCTGCTCGGCGAGGCCGGCGTCGGCAAGACGGCGATCGTCGAAGGGCTGGCCCAGCTCATCGTTGACGCCAACGTGCCGGAACTGCTCCGCGACCGTCGAATCGTGGTGCTCGACCTGGCGATGATGGTCGCCGGGACGAAGTACCGCGGCCAGTTCGAGGAGCGGATCAAGGCCGTCATGAACGAGGTCCGCCGGGCCAAGAACACGATTTTGTTCATCGACGAGCTGCACACGCTCGTCGGCGCCGGCGGGGCCGAAGGGGCGATCGACGCCTCGAACGTCCTGAAGCCGGCCCTGGCCCGGGGCGAGGTGCAGTGCATCGGCGCCACGACGCTCGACGAGTACCGCAAGTACATCGAGAAGGACGGGGCCCTTGACCGTCGCTTCCAGATGGTCGTGGTCAACCCGCCGAGCAAGAGCGAGGCCCTGGAGATTCTCCGAGGTCTGCGCGACCGCTACGAGGCGCACCACCGGGTGCAGATCACCGACGAGGCGCTCGAGGCCGCCGTCGAGATGTCGGATCGTTACATCTCCGGCCGTTGCCTGCCGGACAAGGCGATCGACGTGATCGACGAGGCCGGTGCGCGCGTCCGCCTGAAGGCGATGACCCGTCCGCCCGACCTGAAAGAGCTGGACGAGCAGATCGAACGGCTCAACCAGGACAAGGAAGAGGCCGTCGCCAACCAGGACTTCGAGCGGGCCGCCGCCTTGCGCGACCAGGCCGACAAGTTGAAGAAGAAGAAGGAAACGATCACCCGCGAATGGCGGGAAAAGGCCAAGGAAGTGGACGGCACGGTGGACGAGGAAGTCGTCGCCGAGGTCGTCTCGAAGATGACCGGCGTGCCGCTCACCCGCCTGGAGGCCGAGGAAACCGAACGCCTCGTCCGGATGGAAGAGGAGCTGCAGAAGAAGGTCATCAGCCAGCGCGAGGCCGTCAAGCGGATCAGCCAGGCCGTTCGCCGCAGCCGGGCCGGGTTGAAGGACCCGAAGCGGCCGATCGGCAGCTTCATCTTCGCCGGGCCGACGGGCGTCGGGAAAACCTTGCTGGCCAAGAGCCTGGCCGAGTTCATGTTCGGCGAGGCCGAGGCACTCATTCAGATCGACATGTCCGAGTACATGGAGAAGCACAACGTCAGCCGATTGATCGGTGCTCCTCCGGGCTATGTCGGTTATGAAGAGGGCGGCCAGCTGACGGAGAAGATCCGCCGACGGCCGTACTCGGTGGTCCTGCTCGACGAGATCGAGAAGGCTCACCCCGACGTGTTCAACATGCTCCTGCAGATCATGGAAGAAGGCCGCCTGACCGACAACGTCGGCCGGGTCGTCGACTTCAAGAACACGATCATCATCATGACGACCAACGCGGGCGTCGAGGCCACCTCGCAGTCGAACGTCCTCGGCTTCGGTCGGAACATGGACGACCCGAGCAACTACGAGGAAATGAAGGAGCGGCTGAAGGTCGCCATCGAGAAGTACTTCCGCCCTGAGTTCCTCAACCGTCTGGACGACATCATCGTCTTCCACAACCTGACGCGAGAGGACCTGAAGCACATCATCGACATCGAGCTGACGAAGGTCCGCCAGCGCCTGGCCGACCGGGGCTTGCAGCTCATCCTCACCGAGGAGTCGAAGGATTACATCATCGACAAGGGCTTCAACCCCGATTACGGTGCCCGGCCGCTTCGCCGAGCGATCGAGAACATGATCGAGGACCCGATGTCCGAGTCGATCCTCCGGGGCGAGTTCAAGGGCAAGGACACCCTGACCGTCACCGTCGGCGACACCGAGGACGGCCCCAAGCTCGTCTTCGAGGCCACCGCCAAGAGCGAG